The Prevotella melaninogenica genome window below encodes:
- a CDS encoding TrkH family potassium uptake protein: protein MLNLKLISKILGSLLWIEGVLMLSSLFVALFYHSIDIMPLVWSILITIVAGTAFRLLGRNADNLLGRRDAYFVVTISWILFTVFGTLPFMIGGYIGSFTDAFFEAMSGFTTTGATIIDYPEHLPKGILFWRSLTQWIGGLGIVFFTIAILPSMVGGSVKVFAAEATGPIKSKLHPRLSTSAKWIWVVYLVLTISCILSYKVCGMGWFDAFNYSMTSTATGGFSTESGSIATFHSPAEEYVCALFCFLSGVNFTLLYASVVGLDIKKLLKNSEFRFYTIMVLSFTIFISFELVYRNHYEIEHAFRSALFQVVSFITTTGLFSDDAAKWPHVTWVVLAACMFFGGCSGSTSGGIKSIRGVMLLKVVRNEFRQILHPNAVLPMKVDGVNIPQSKRVTLLGFIGLYLILTLFCAFTMIAVGIDNTNAITITLSSLGNVGPTLGMEIGPTMSWAQLPDLAKWICSFLMLVGRLELFTVLVLFSPAFWKEN from the coding sequence ATGCTCAATCTGAAACTCATTTCCAAGATTCTTGGTTCCTTGTTATGGATAGAAGGCGTACTGATGCTCAGTAGTCTATTTGTCGCATTATTTTATCATAGCATTGATATAATGCCCCTTGTCTGGAGTATTCTTATCACAATAGTTGCTGGAACAGCCTTTCGATTGTTAGGTCGGAATGCAGACAATCTTTTGGGACGGCGTGATGCTTATTTTGTAGTAACGATATCTTGGATACTCTTTACGGTTTTTGGAACACTTCCTTTTATGATTGGTGGCTATATAGGGAGTTTTACTGATGCTTTTTTCGAAGCAATGTCAGGTTTTACTACAACTGGTGCTACAATTATAGACTATCCAGAACATCTGCCTAAAGGTATTCTTTTCTGGCGTTCGCTAACACAATGGATTGGTGGCTTAGGTATTGTATTCTTTACCATAGCCATCCTTCCTTCTATGGTGGGCGGCTCGGTAAAAGTCTTTGCGGCTGAGGCAACAGGTCCTATAAAGAGTAAGTTACACCCACGACTAAGTACAAGCGCTAAGTGGATATGGGTGGTTTATTTAGTGCTTACCATTTCTTGTATCCTTTCTTATAAGGTCTGTGGTATGGGATGGTTTGATGCTTTCAATTATTCCATGACCAGTACGGCAACGGGTGGATTCTCAACAGAGAGCGGTTCTATAGCAACCTTTCACTCTCCAGCGGAAGAATATGTCTGTGCATTGTTCTGCTTCCTTTCTGGTGTCAACTTCACATTGTTGTATGCCTCAGTGGTAGGATTGGATATCAAGAAGTTATTAAAGAATAGTGAGTTCCGTTTCTATACCATAATGGTACTCTCGTTTACTATTTTTATCTCCTTTGAACTTGTTTATCGCAATCATTATGAGATAGAGCATGCCTTCCGTAGTGCGCTCTTCCAAGTTGTTTCCTTTATAACAACGACAGGACTTTTCAGCGATGATGCTGCCAAGTGGCCTCATGTAACATGGGTTGTCTTGGCTGCATGTATGTTCTTTGGCGGCTGTTCTGGTTCTACCAGTGGTGGTATCAAGAGTATTCGTGGTGTGATGTTATTAAAGGTGGTGCGCAATGAGTTCCGTCAGATACTCCACCCTAATGCTGTCTTACCAATGAAGGTTGATGGAGTGAATATACCACAGTCAAAGCGTGTAACACTTTTAGGTTTCATCGGACTTTATCTTATTTTGACACTCTTCTGTGCCTTTACGATGATCGCGGTTGGTATTGATAACACGAATGCTATCACGATTACGTTGAGTTCTTTAGGTAATGTTGGCCCTACTTTGGGTATGGAAATTGGTCCTACAATGTCTTGGGCACAGCTACCAGACTTGGCAAAGTGGATTTGTTCCTTCCTCATGCTCGTAGGTCGTTTGGAACTTTTTACGGTCTTAGTACTCTTTTCCCCAGCTTTCTGGAAGGAAAACTAA
- the trkA gene encoding Trk system potassium transporter TrkA, whose product MKIIIAGAYAIGTYLAKLLSRNMQDIVLMDEDPENLEKISSEYDLLTMECSPTNIKGLKEAGVEHTDLFIAVTPSESANIASCVMAHQLGAKKTVARVDNPEYVEEHNKELFRQMGISDIIYPEILAAKDIINGLKMSWVRQRWDVHDGALVMLGIKLRETCEILDRPLKDICGPDDPYHVVAIKRNDETIIPGGNDTLQLYDLAYFMTTKQYIPYIRKIVGKEQYVDVQNVIFMGGGKTAARAVKMLPEYMNAKIIELNPARCEVLNDAFSEDRLVINGDGRDIGLLQEEGIRHTQAFVALTSNAETNILACLTAKRLGVRKTVASVENFDYVNTADGLDIGTIINKKALAASHIYQMMLDANVANVKFLMSINSDVAEFVPSLDSKITRKVVRELNLPKGMTIGGLVRNGEGMLVSGNTLIEAGDSVVVFCYNVDMKKVEKLFI is encoded by the coding sequence ATGAAAATTATTATAGCAGGAGCATACGCCATAGGAACCTATTTGGCAAAGCTACTTTCTCGTAATATGCAAGATATTGTACTCATGGATGAGGATCCAGAGAATCTGGAGAAAATCAGTAGTGAGTATGACTTGCTAACTATGGAATGTTCACCCACAAATATAAAGGGACTAAAAGAAGCTGGTGTGGAACATACCGACCTCTTTATTGCTGTTACTCCAAGTGAATCAGCTAATATCGCATCTTGTGTTATGGCACATCAGTTGGGTGCTAAGAAGACTGTTGCACGTGTGGACAATCCTGAGTATGTTGAAGAACATAATAAGGAATTGTTCCGTCAGATGGGTATTAGTGATATTATTTATCCAGAGATACTTGCTGCAAAAGATATCATCAATGGTTTGAAGATGTCATGGGTACGCCAACGTTGGGATGTGCATGATGGTGCATTGGTGATGTTGGGTATTAAACTGCGTGAGACTTGTGAGATACTCGACCGACCTTTGAAGGATATCTGTGGACCAGATGATCCTTATCATGTCGTTGCTATCAAGCGTAATGATGAGACAATTATCCCTGGTGGTAATGATACCTTGCAGTTATATGACTTGGCTTATTTTATGACCACAAAGCAGTATATTCCGTATATTCGTAAGATTGTCGGTAAGGAACAATATGTTGATGTACAGAATGTTATCTTTATGGGCGGTGGTAAGACTGCTGCACGTGCCGTAAAGATGCTGCCTGAATATATGAATGCGAAGATTATCGAGTTGAACCCTGCTCGTTGTGAGGTTCTGAACGATGCCTTTAGCGAAGATAGATTGGTCATTAATGGTGATGGACGTGATATTGGATTGTTGCAAGAAGAAGGTATTCGTCATACACAAGCCTTTGTGGCTTTGACCTCTAATGCTGAAACAAATATTTTGGCTTGTCTGACTGCTAAGCGACTGGGTGTTCGCAAAACTGTTGCATCGGTAGAGAACTTTGATTACGTGAATACAGCTGATGGACTTGACATTGGTACGATTATCAATAAGAAGGCTCTTGCTGCCAGTCATATCTATCAGATGATGCTGGATGCAAATGTAGCAAATGTGAAGTTTCTTATGTCTATTAATTCTGATGTGGCAGAGTTTGTGCCAAGTCTTGATTCAAAGATTACGAGAAAGGTTGTAAGAGAACTAAACCTTCCGAAAGGAATGACTATTGGAGGACTTGTAAGGAATGGAGAAGGTATGCTCGTTTCTGGTAATACACTGATTGAAGCTGGCGACTCCGTTGTTGTCTTCTGTTATAATGTTGATATGAAAAAGGTGGAGAAATTGTTTATTTAA